NNNNNNNNNNNNNNNNNNNNNNNNNNNNNNNNNNNNNNNNNNNNNNNNNNNNNNNNNNNNNNNNNNNNNNNNNNNNNNNNNNNNNNNNNNNNNNNNNNNNNNNNNNAGGTTTGCATCAGTTGTCTTGAGTATAAGGAAGGCCCTATATGAAGCATTTGGCAGACTTAATCCCTGTCAATTAGATTGCCTTGTGGGGCAACTTAAAAAAGTACAACTGGGTACTCTACCCTTCCACCTAGAGGAGTATGGGGAGGGTAGATGGACACAGCCTTACTCCTTTTAGCAAAGAAAATGTTTCTAGGATTTGAACTTGTAACCTCCAGGTCACAAGGCAACAACTTTACCATTGTGCCAAGCATTTGTCCTCTTGTTGGGCACCTcagttttattaaaattaatgttcaTAATAACAGATTCTAATATCATCATGTGTCTTTTAACTGCTAATGAAATGGTCAACCTTACTCCATGAACTACCTTTCCTTACTTAGGTTACCCCTCGGCTGGAAGAGCTAAAGTTATTTAGGATACAGCAGGAATCCAAGACAGCAGAGGAAAGTGAAAAGAATCCTAAGAGAAATGCTCGTGAAAAGAGAAAGCTGGGATCCGATATAACTGAAGAACAGTATCCAACAAAGAGATTTAGAGATGTTGGAAATCCAAAGAAAGCACCTGAGGAGAATAAATATCAACTGCAGAACACTTCTCAGGTGACAAAAGTGGAAGGGGCCAATTGGAAGAATACTAAAATTGATGATAACCCAAGTGAGCAACAGTTTAACCACGAAAAGAACAGGGCATACTCTGACCAGTGCACCGTTTTTATATCAAATCTTCATCCTACGGTAGATAGTTCTCTCAGCCTCTCTATTTCTGTGTGTTTCTGTGACTAATATGTTGTATTGTTGCAGGCAAATTATGAACATATTCGTAATTTCTTCGGCGATGATGGTGGAATTGTTGCCATCCGCATCCTACATGATAAATTCACTGGAAAATCAAGGGTATCAAATGAATTATTctctatcattattttattgacTTTTGTGCTATGATAAATTGTTGCCTGGTGACTATAAAACTTAAAGTGAATTTCAGTAAAGCAAAATTCTCCCTCAGAATTTCCCTAGTTGGGTGTGTATGGGCTGGATTGTTGCCTTCTTCAGTTCCATAACCTTGCCAGTTCAGGGATTTTGCCTTACATTTTTACCATATTTTTTGTTGAGAATAAAAACACTTTTAGTTCAGGAGGAGCACAAACCTATAGGGAGGTCTCTTTCCATGGGTTTAACGAGTGACCAATACTTATGGAGTTAACACCATACCTGACTGAAAACCTTAAataattaagttcattttttaccACATATATGGGCCTCATCCTAATTTAGTCCATTTTTCCCATGTGAgacttttttctttcacttataatttctaataagtAATACAAACATTAATTACCAGTTTGGCTGAAACAGGTTATATTGtactttaattgtttttatcaaCACATGCATACCAATACCATACCAtgagttacaatttttttatcttgatattGATGAAGGGACTAGCATATGTGGACTTTTTGGATGAAGAACACCTTGCTGCTGCAATAGCTAAGAACAGGCAAAAGTTAATTGGAAAGAAGCTAAGTATTGCTCGGTCTGACCCAAAGCGAGGTGGAAAGGAATCTTCTAATCCAAAAACATGGACAGAACATGGTACGTATAGTGAACTTTGAATGTTTTTGCTTTGACACAAGTACTTGCATGAATGTGCTGTGCACCTGCAACACTCACAGATAGTGATCTCAATGTATACTTGATACTTCATAAAGATATATAGAAAGTTGCTGTTACGTAATAAACAATAATTCCATGTGAAGCTCAAACACCTCTCTAGTGTGAAGTGTTATAGTGTTGGACACATTTCCAACATTGAGACCTACCTAACATTTGTCTGACATGTGTCACTCTTCTCCTTAGGTGTCcagttaaaagtttattttgccAGCTGCTTGAGTTGACACTTCTATATGGATGTAcacattagtaaaaaaaatcttttttaatctttagaAAAGTCagcttaaatatattataaaatattaaaaaataatgtcttTTGCCTTTGTAAGAATTATTTATTGTTGTGTGTGTATCAGACCAcacaaaatattcttatttataatgAATGAGGTTTACAAAATAATGAGTAATGATGGGCATAATCCCATACTAATCTGCTGTAATTAAAACATATCAAATCATATATTTGTTAGTCATTTTTTCTGAAACTCTTTATCATAGAAAAAAAACTTCGTTGGTTTAAGGTATACCTTTTTCAAAACATATAACTTCATTTTCTTGGGATTGTTGTTGTAAAGAAACCAAGTTCTTTTGTTGTAAGATAATGTTTCTTAATATTCATTTGTGAGACTCATTATCACATAAAGGTGAATATATGCAATTATTGATTATCAAATAGATCTTTTGTTATGTTAGGTTACTcctattttatctatatttgtCCCAGTTTCCTATATTCTAGACATTAAACATGTCAATGTCCATGTCATGTCTTGTTTGGTGTTCGTGTTAAGTCCATGTTGCATATTCAATTAAGTCCATGCTGCATGTTCCAATTAACCAAGTTAGATACTGATGATCAAATATGATAGTATCGGAAACTATGGAGTTGGTATACAGACTTTTTGGCTTGTAATTGGTTTGTTTAGGGAAGTTGCAACAACACAGCAGGTTCTTTGACATACACATCAcagaatgttttattttaaagccATAGTTGTGTTACTTCATTGACATCTTCACTGATATTTGTTAGACTTGCTTCCTTTCCTTTTCAAATGTTTCTCTAACATTTGAACTTGATTTTTCAGCACGTGCCACTAATCATTCTAGTCAAAAAGGTTTCGTATCCAAAGAGACTGATGATACTCACAAGGGAGATGTAAAGGATGCGAAGTTCTCTTCTAGAAAGCCAGGAAATGATAACATCCAGCTTAAAGGGAAGAATACTTTTGCCGTGCCTAGAAATGTCAAACCACTTGGTTTTACTGCAAATAAACTAAAAGCAGAAGAGGGGGATGAAAAGCCAAAATCTAATGAAGAATTCAGAAAGATGTTCATTCGTTAAGGATTTTGTGCCCCTAATTTGTGACTCCGAAGATGGCAGTTATCTTTCAAATTTTAGGCAAAGGTGGAAATGACACAAGTTATTTTGTCTCCAGTATGGCTCTTTGTTCTGTCTGTTGCATTACTAATTAGATCAGTCTACCTAGATTAACCTTTCGGTAGTCTCTACtgtttacaaattacaattgatttacacaatattttttggttgcgGCTGTATAGTGTCCGTACTTGAAATTTTCACAGTACAATTCTCTGATAGATGTTAGATATTTTACATTGTAATACAATTGGGCTATATTTTCCCCCAAGTTTATACCAGTCACTTGTGTGCACATAACAGGCAAATAAAGTGTATTATGCTGTGATGGGATATTAATTATATTCCGTTGATTAAAAAGTGGAGTGTGTTGCTGTATGGACTCTGACCTTAAAAGAGTCTAATTTCTATACAGCATCATTGAAAAAATGTCTATACTCAATTAGAAATCATAGGTATAACATTTAGGACCCGCTGGTGGATACGATAGgatataataactattttatccAGCGGTAATATGTTATTTGCTGTGTTAATAGCATGATAGTTTTCTCTTATCCTATCCTATTGGCATAGTATTCTAAGGGGAGGGTTGGGTTAAGACCAACAAGAAggatattttttctctctctatatattatgtatTATGTATTACCTATAGTTCTTTTTATAAGGTTCAAATTAAAAGTGTGGTTTGATTTTTCTAaggtttgatttaaattaatttttgcattaattatattttataaaaatgtttttcattaaaattcattttagaaTATTCTAGAATGACAAATGATAGTAACAAAAACATAATagtgataattttgaaaaaaaaaataatgtaaatttaatactttagttatattaattatttttttaatcttaataaattagtttattaaactttataataaGTACTCAAAGTAGTAATATATTAAACATTATAATAGCTATTACatgtataattatattacaattacatctaatttaatatattatatagtatgttatattataatgtgcatatatatatatatatatatatatattaaatttaatatatagtaatatattaatttataatatatatatataacaacttTGGCAAAAATTTACAgtatattattcaataaaacATTACAAGTTAAATTattatcatccaaatatttttaaaataatttgtaactaaatgatagtgtaaaattattttattttgtgaatatatcataattaaaatatttattttataagatagtttttaaaaataaaaatatgaatttaatgatCATACGCtgacaatatatattaattttatattattatttaattataaattatcattggtgatttttaaaataattattataaaagttaataaacttatcatgtGATTATATGATagtgtaaatttattttgtatgttttttgaTGAATAAAGTTATTGTGTATTGTCATTGTATAGATTATTTTTGAAtacatatgaataaaaaaaacgattttttttaaaattttatttttaatgagttaaatttttatatagcaACTGTTATTGCACAGAAACTTTATATGATCTTTTTTTTACTGAAGATATTTTATATGATCAATcgatttaaaataacttttaacataattattctaaaaaaaatcaacaaaatgaaTACTACATGTAACATTaattgacaatataaaaatgatttgcTAAATACCATTTTGTCACTATGAGGCATTCAGGCTATACTCtgcgaaaaaaaaaaggtattcaGGCTTTTCTCATCAAGTGAGTTTtcattcaggcttataatatttTCTCATCAAACGGGTTATAGGGGGGTTTTCCCCTtcttctgttaaaaaaaaaaaggcaacacTATTTTCTCATCAAGAATAAGTgagttgtttttactttttattcattcatttcaggacgttttaaaatttaaaagcacACAAGGattgtataatttaaattttttacagtagattataaatagaataaaaatgtaaagaagTGTAGTAGAATATTATTCCATGAAATTGAGGAATAGTGGCGAGGTGGCAGATCGTACGGTTGAAGAAAAGCGAGAAAAGAAAGGGtggatgaaaaagagaaagagatgtTTGGGATCGCGAGAGGAGAGGCAGGGTGTTGTGAAGTAGTAGGGATCGATTGGATTGGATTGCATTAATCGAGGTGGGATCAAAGTATGTATGTAGTGTGAGTGTTGAGTGGAAATATCAGAGATAGAGAGTTGGATTGGATGCCATGGGTCggaatcaaagggagagggagaaagagGAAGGAGAGAAGCACGTGGGGCTTCTGAGATTGGCCCAAATCCTAACATTTTTGGTGGTGTTTGCGGGAGGAGTGGTGATTGGTCTGACCACAAGCTCTCACATTAATGGCCATTTCATATCGCAGCCGTACCAGTACATCTCCTTGCGTAATGTTccatctcctcctcctcctgagCCCACCGCCATGGCTGCTGCAgatcctcctcttcctcctaaTCTGGACTTGGAGGCCTTCCTTCATCCCCTTAACCTCACCCACTGCCTGTCCGACGAGGAGCTTTTCTGGAGAGCCTCCTTGATTCCGAAGAAAGAATCATACCCTTTCTCCAGAATCCCCAAGGTCGCCTTCATGTTCCTCACCCGTGGCCCCCTTCCCATGTTGCCCCTCTGGGAGCGTTTCTTCCACGGCCACTCCTCTCTCTTCAACATCTACATCCATTCCCCTCCCCGCTTCCTTCTCAACGTCTCCCACTCTTCCCCTTTCTATCTCCGCCACATCCCTAGCCAGGACGTCTCTTGGGGTACCGTTACCCTCGCTGATGCTGAGAGGCGCCTTTTAGCCAATGCCCTCCTCGACTTCTCCAACGAACGCTTTGTTCTCCTTTCCGAGAGTTGCATCCCTGTCTACAACTTCCCTACTGTTTACCGATATCTCACTAATTCTTCCCTCAGCTTTGTTGAATCCTATGATGAACCTACTCGCTATGGCCGTGGTCGCTACAGTCGCAACATGCTTCCTCATATTCAACTTCGACACTGGCGGAAAGGCTCTCAGTGGTTTGAACTCAACCGTGCTCTCGCTGTTTATATTGTCTCCGACACCAATTATTATTCCCTGTTCCGAAAATACTGTAAGCCTGCTTGCTACCCTGATGAACATTACATTCCAACCTTCCTCAACATGTTCCATGGTTCGCTTAATTCAAACAGAACTGTCACCTGGGTCGACTGGTCTATGCTGGGTCCTCATCCGGCAACCTATGGCAGAGCTAATATAACTGCAGGTTTTATACAGTCTATAAGGAACAATGGTTCCCTTTGTCGTTATAATTCAGAGATAACGTCCATTTGTTACCTCTTTGCTCGCAAGTTTGATCCAAGTGCACTCGAGCCCTTGCTTAACCTTTCTTCAGAAGTGATGAACTTttgaactatttttctttttagtataCTAGGAGACGagatttttaacttatttttttgttctctaGATTTTGTTAGAAGATAATTTAACAACTTCACTACAAAATCATTTTGCATTGTAATATCTGTACAGATGTTGTTAGAGAATTTTGTGTTCTCTGCTAGAGAATAGcatatcaatatcaataaacAATACAATTGAAGATGTTTTCCTACACTTTGTTTGAGTCACTATTCATTCAGTGGTCTCTTATGTTTCTCAATtgtgtcttttttatttattggaaaAGGCATGATGCCGTATGAAGGAGAGACCGCCGAAAATCTCACCTAGACTGAGGATGTGTATCAAAGagtcattttaaaatttcaatttagattCAGTCAATTATCAAAggttctctcttcttctctatTGCATGTTTTGTTTGCCTTTTTGTTGGGTGGTgagttttttttgtcaaattaatGGAACCGAAAATCAATAGTGATTGTGATGGTGATGTTGTGTGTGTAGACCATTGAAGGAAGTGGTCAGATG
The Glycine max cultivar Williams 82 chromosome 16, Glycine_max_v4.0, whole genome shotgun sequence genome window above contains:
- the LOC100796634 gene encoding glycosyltransferase BC10, whose product is MGRNQREREKEEGEKHVGLLRLAQILTFLVVFAGGVVIGLTTSSHINGHFISQPYQYISLRNVPSPPPPEPTAMAAADPPLPPNLDLEAFLHPLNLTHCLSDEELFWRASLIPKKESYPFSRIPKVAFMFLTRGPLPMLPLWERFFHGHSSLFNIYIHSPPRFLLNVSHSSPFYLRHIPSQDVSWGTVTLADAERRLLANALLDFSNERFVLLSESCIPVYNFPTVYRYLTNSSLSFVESYDEPTRYGRGRYSRNMLPHIQLRHWRKGSQWFELNRALAVYIVSDTNYYSLFRKYCKPACYPDEHYIPTFLNMFHGSLNSNRTVTWVDWSMLGPHPATYGRANITAGFIQSIRNNGSLCRYNSEITSICYLFARKFDPSALEPLLNLSSEVMNF